GTTGATTCATTTGACAAGGATGCTTACTTTATCTTTACAACGAAAACAGGTATTTCAAAGCGTACACCTGTATCTCAATTTGCAAATATCCGTACGAATGGCTTAATTGCTATTAGTTTAAGAGAAGATGATGATTTAATTGCGGTTCGTTTAACGGATGGTATGAAGCAAGTTATTATCGGAACGCGTGACGGTATGCTTGTTCGTTTCCAAGAGGATGATATCCGTTCAATGGGACGTACAGCAGGTGGCGTACGTGGTATTAAGCTACGAGAAGGCGATGAAGTAGTTGGTATGGAAATCGTCGAACCTGGACAAGAAATTTTAGTCGTTACCGAAAAAGGCTATGGTAAGCGTACAACTGAAGAGGAGTATCGTTTACAAAGTCGTGGTGGCGTTGGTTTAAAAACAATTCAAATTACCGATAAAAATGGTCCTATGGTGGCTGTTAAAACGGTTGATGGTTCTGAAGATTTAATGCTTATTACAATCAACGGAATGCTGATACGTATGGATGTAAATGATATCTCATTAATTGGTCGTAGCACGCAAGGCGTTCGTTTAATTCGTTTAGGGGATGACGAACTTGTTGCAACTGTTGCAAAAGTTGAAAAAGAAGACGAAGAGACCACTGATGAAAATGAGGAAATAGAAGAATAAAAAATAACCGATGACGACAGCGTTTGTTGCTGCTCATCGGTTTTTATTATATATCGTGAAAAATAAGTAATAATTTAGAAATTCGTGATAATATATAAATAGACCTTAGTTCAAGTAAGTGAAATAGTAAAGAGGTGTTTAATTTCGTGGAAACGGTACATGTCCCAATTTCAGAATTACGTATTGGAAAAGTTATTTCTGAAGATATTTTTGCTAATACACAATATCCAATAATTTTTAAAGATACAGTAGTATCGCATGAGCATTTACAAGTCTTTAGCGCATTTAATATTTCAAGAGCTCCTGTATATAAAGACAATTTAAAAGAAGTTTCAGTAGAGACTGAAAAAGACATAGATTTTGCTTTCCAACCAGAAGTTGTCCCAACGTTTAAAAGAGTTTACAGCAATTCTGTTGAACAATTTAAGAAAGAGTTTAAAAATTGGGAAGCTGGTGCGAAGGTAGATATTACAAAAGCACGTTCGATTATTTTGCCATTATTGGATATGGTTTTAGAAGATCGTACAATTATTTTTAACTTAAATGAATATTCGAATCCAAAAGATTATTTATACCATCATTGTGTAGGAACAGCACTGATTTCTTCTGTGATCGCTCAAAAATTAGGTTACGATAAAGGGTTAACCATTCAAATTGCAATTGGCGGTTTATTAGCAGATTGCGGTATGGCTAAAATTCACCCACGTATTCGTGATAAAAAAACCACTTTAACAGAACAAGAATTTTCAGAGATTCATAAACATCCTATATATAGTTATAACATGGTAAAGGATTTAACTATCCTAAAAGATACAATTAAAGAAGCAATTTTCCAACATCATGA
This DNA window, taken from Lysinibacillus sp. FSL M8-0337, encodes the following:
- a CDS encoding HD-GYP domain-containing protein, with translation METVHVPISELRIGKVISEDIFANTQYPIIFKDTVVSHEHLQVFSAFNISRAPVYKDNLKEVSVETEKDIDFAFQPEVVPTFKRVYSNSVEQFKKEFKNWEAGAKVDITKARSIILPLLDMVLEDRTIIFNLNEYSNPKDYLYHHCVGTALISSVIAQKLGYDKGLTIQIAIGGLLADCGMAKIHPRIRDKKTTLTEQEFSEIHKHPIYSYNMVKDLTILKDTIKEAIFQHHERLNGSGYPKGEKIANISVFAQIIAVADVFHAMTCERVYRSKQSSFKVIEMINESEFGKFDIKVVRALIDLVADLPIGTIIELSNLERGEVMFVNRYAPTRPIIKLSITGEIFDLGKNRTFYISRIITNE